In the Deinococcus yavapaiensis KR-236 genome, one interval contains:
- a CDS encoding NADPH-dependent FMN reductase, producing the protein MPRLTLALLAAAVAGTAWLINRRRFTNESSSTPVTASPSSPTASPRKEQHMTNPNNPKIAVIIGSTRDTRFADKPTEWFMKRAAQRTDLNFEVLDLRDFPLPLFNEVASNAWAPTQNEVGQRWQQRLAEFDGYVIITAEYNHGPTAALKNALDYAYPEWNKKPVAFVGYGSVGAARAIEHLRGIAVELQMAPLRTAVHIQGGDFFAAWQQGKNLDELTYLEPSVTALFEELAWWTTALKTARETTNPPQEIQVSSSGE; encoded by the coding sequence ATGCCTCGACTGACCCTCGCGTTACTCGCCGCCGCCGTTGCCGGGACTGCCTGGCTCATCAACCGCCGACGCTTCACCAACGAATCTTCCTCGACGCCCGTCACGGCCAGCCCTTCCTCGCCCACTGCCTCACCTCGTAAGGAGCAGCACATGACGAACCCCAACAACCCGAAGATCGCCGTCATCATCGGCAGCACCCGCGACACCCGCTTCGCAGACAAACCCACCGAGTGGTTCATGAAGCGAGCTGCCCAACGCACCGACCTCAACTTCGAAGTGCTCGACTTGCGTGACTTCCCACTGCCACTGTTCAACGAAGTCGCCTCGAACGCTTGGGCACCCACGCAAAACGAAGTCGGTCAACGCTGGCAACAACGACTCGCCGAGTTCGACGGGTACGTGATCATCACCGCCGAGTACAACCACGGCCCGACCGCCGCGCTCAAGAACGCCCTCGATTACGCGTACCCCGAGTGGAACAAGAAGCCCGTCGCCTTCGTCGGGTACGGCTCCGTCGGTGCGGCGCGCGCCATCGAGCACCTGAGGGGAATCGCGGTGGAGTTGCAAATGGCTCCGTTGCGTACGGCGGTACACATTCAAGGTGGGGACTTCTTCGCGGCGTGGCAGCAAGGCAAGAACCTCGATGAACTGACGTACCTGGAGCCGAGCGTGACGGCCCTGTTCGAAGAACTCGCGTGGTGGACGACGGCGCTGAAGACGGCTCGTGAAACGACGAACCCGCCGCAGGAAATTCAGGTGTCCTCCTCGGGCGAGTAA
- a CDS encoding DoxX family protein — MTTTTRTTAPRTNRALHITFWILQVLLAAAFLMTGLMKISMPIEQLATTLPWAGDVPALLVRFIGLAEVAGALGLILPAAFRVRPALTPLAALGLVLVMVFASIFHLTRGEGMMLPMNLILAALAGVIAWGRSRKAPIQSR; from the coding sequence ATGACCACCACGACCCGCACCACCGCCCCCCGCACCAACCGCGCTCTGCACATCACCTTCTGGATCCTGCAAGTCCTCCTCGCCGCCGCGTTCCTCATGACCGGCTTGATGAAGATCAGCATGCCTATCGAGCAGCTCGCCACGACGCTACCCTGGGCCGGTGACGTGCCCGCCTTGCTCGTGCGCTTCATTGGCCTCGCTGAAGTGGCCGGTGCGCTCGGCTTGATCCTTCCTGCCGCCTTCCGCGTCCGCCCGGCCCTCACGCCCCTTGCCGCGCTCGGCTTGGTCCTCGTGATGGTGTTCGCTTCGATCTTCCACCTGACGCGCGGCGAAGGCATGATGCTGCCCATGAACCTCATCCTTGCCGCGCTCGCTGGCGTGATCGCCTGGGGCCGCTCCCGCAAAGCTCCCATCCAATCTCGCTAA
- a CDS encoding MarR family winged helix-turn-helix transcriptional regulator, giving the protein MSDTLREEIQQQRPFQSLEEEALLNLHRTAQLLADQSELFLREYGLSPTQYNVLRILRGAGDGGLGRNDIRDRLLSRMPDVTRMLDKMEEMGLVSRVRSTTDRRCVPTALTEKGRTLVDSLDEPLAALHHAQFGHLTPGQLYSLIEVLSLIRKRLVVK; this is encoded by the coding sequence ATGAGCGACACGCTCCGCGAAGAAATCCAACAACAACGCCCCTTCCAAAGCTTGGAAGAAGAAGCGTTGCTCAACTTGCACCGCACCGCCCAACTTCTCGCCGACCAAAGCGAACTTTTCTTACGCGAGTACGGCCTCAGCCCCACCCAGTACAACGTGCTGCGTATCCTGCGCGGTGCCGGTGACGGAGGACTCGGTCGGAACGACATCCGCGATCGGCTCCTGAGTCGCATGCCAGACGTCACCCGCATGCTCGACAAGATGGAAGAAATGGGCCTTGTGAGCCGGGTTCGCAGTACCACTGATCGCCGCTGCGTTCCGACGGCACTGACCGAGAAAGGCCGGACGCTGGTGGATTCTTTGGACGAACCGCTTGCGGCGTTGCATCACGCACAGTTTGGGCATTTGACGCCGGGGCAGTTGTATTCGTTGATCGAAGTGCTCTCGTTGATTCGCAAGCGGCTGGTGGTGAAGTAA